The following coding sequences are from one Rathayibacter sp. VKM Ac-2760 window:
- the ccsB gene encoding c-type cytochrome biogenesis protein CcsB has protein sequence MGIYALAFIFFAIDLARRSSIADGESIEVVREAERVASSAAADRAASGKATVASVGSASGNGRTATLSRLGSRVEDEVYNAPSRSKAMRIGFSLTLLAFVLHVGATVLRGIAAGRVPWANMYEFSITGTVLIIGVFLAVQLRWDLRFLGAFITGLVLVLLGVATVNYYVDVVPLPPALQSYWLVIHVLVAILGTAFFALGFALSVTQLLQSRRETSGENAPGVLRFLRTLPSSLTLENLAYRVTIIGFILWTFTLIAGAVWAEKAWGRYWGWDTKEVWTFIIWTIYAGYIHARATRGWRGTPSAWLAIIGFSAVMFNFGVVNVFFKGLHAYSGLDTGM, from the coding sequence ATGGGCATCTACGCCCTGGCCTTCATCTTCTTCGCCATCGACCTCGCCCGGCGCTCGTCGATCGCCGACGGCGAGTCGATCGAGGTCGTCCGCGAGGCCGAGCGCGTCGCCTCCAGCGCCGCCGCCGACCGCGCCGCGAGCGGCAAGGCCACGGTCGCCTCCGTCGGCTCAGCGAGCGGCAACGGCCGCACCGCGACGCTCTCCCGCCTCGGCAGCCGCGTCGAGGACGAGGTCTACAACGCGCCCTCCCGGTCGAAGGCCATGCGGATCGGCTTCTCGCTCACGCTCCTCGCCTTCGTCCTGCACGTCGGAGCCACCGTCCTCCGCGGCATCGCCGCCGGCCGCGTGCCCTGGGCCAACATGTACGAGTTCTCGATCACCGGGACCGTCCTCATCATCGGCGTCTTCCTCGCCGTCCAGCTCCGCTGGGACCTCCGCTTCCTCGGCGCGTTCATCACCGGCCTCGTCCTCGTGCTCCTCGGCGTCGCCACCGTCAACTACTACGTCGACGTCGTCCCGCTGCCGCCGGCACTCCAGTCCTACTGGCTCGTCATCCACGTGCTCGTCGCGATCCTCGGCACCGCCTTCTTCGCTCTCGGCTTCGCGCTCTCCGTCACCCAGCTGCTCCAGTCCCGGAGGGAGACCAGCGGCGAGAACGCACCCGGCGTCCTCCGCTTCCTGCGCACCCTCCCCAGCTCGCTGACACTCGAGAACCTCGCCTACCGCGTCACCATCATCGGGTTCATCCTCTGGACCTTCACCCTCATCGCCGGCGCCGTCTGGGCCGAGAAGGCCTGGGGCCGCTACTGGGGCTGGGACACCAAGGAGGTCTGGACCTTCATCATCTGGACCATCTACGCCGGCTACATCCACGCCCGCGCCACCCGCGGCTGGCGCGGCACCCCCTCCGCCTGGCTCGCCATCATCGGCTTCTCCGCCGTCATGTTCAACTTCGGCGTCGTCAACGTGTTCTTCAAGGGGCTCCACGCCTACTCCGGCCTCGACACCGGCATGTGA
- a CDS encoding nucleoside hydrolase, giving the protein MTAPTVPVFLDCDTGIDDSLALAYLLRSPLAELVGVSTVSGNTDARQAAVNSLGLLALAGRTDVPVAVGAHDFLEEPYSGGSPHVHGENGIGGVLLPAGADPVDEDPADLLLRLAREHRGELRLVAIGPLTNLALALRKHPELPSLLHSVTVMGGAGLAPGNVSAVAEANIWHDPAAAAEVVAADWDLTLVPLDVTMKHLLNEEQRDVLTGSADPLAAAIGHALDYYFDFYVGHFGDRTAALHDPMAAAIAVGALELSSAPRVPVAVDTSFGPGRGQTLPDLRGIYRDVHPEGSHPRFVLALAAPFAPHLIDVITGA; this is encoded by the coding sequence GTGACCGCACCGACCGTCCCCGTGTTCCTCGACTGCGACACCGGCATCGACGACTCCCTCGCCCTCGCCTATCTGCTGCGCTCCCCTCTCGCCGAGCTCGTCGGCGTCAGCACGGTCAGCGGCAACACCGACGCCCGGCAGGCGGCGGTCAACAGCCTCGGCCTGCTCGCGCTCGCCGGCCGGACCGACGTCCCGGTCGCGGTGGGCGCGCACGACTTCCTCGAGGAGCCGTACTCGGGCGGGTCGCCGCACGTGCACGGCGAGAACGGCATCGGCGGGGTGCTGCTGCCCGCCGGCGCGGATCCGGTGGACGAGGACCCGGCCGATCTGCTCCTCCGGCTCGCGCGCGAGCACCGCGGCGAGCTGCGGCTGGTCGCGATCGGCCCGCTGACGAATCTGGCGCTCGCGCTGCGGAAGCACCCGGAGCTGCCGTCGCTGCTGCACTCGGTGACCGTGATGGGCGGTGCGGGGCTCGCGCCGGGCAACGTCTCGGCGGTCGCGGAGGCGAACATCTGGCACGATCCCGCGGCGGCCGCCGAGGTCGTCGCGGCGGACTGGGACCTCACGCTGGTCCCGCTGGACGTGACGATGAAGCATTTGCTGAACGAGGAGCAGCGCGACGTCCTGACCGGCTCGGCGGACCCGCTGGCGGCGGCGATCGGGCACGCGCTCGACTACTACTTCGACTTCTACGTGGGCCACTTCGGCGACCGGACGGCGGCGCTGCACGACCCGATGGCCGCCGCGATCGCCGTCGGCGCGCTCGAGCTCTCCTCCGCCCCGCGCGTCCCCGTCGCCGTCGACACGTCCTTCGGTCCGGGCCGCGGCCAGACCCTCCCCGACCTCCGCGGCATCTACCGCGACGTCCACCCCGAGGGCTCCCACCCCCGCTTCGTCCTCGCCCTGGCCGCCCCCTTCGCCCCGCACCTGATCGACGTGATCACCGGCGCCTGA
- a CDS encoding FCD domain-containing protein produces MPRPSLVSTVADALLDEIVAGRIPIGSELPSEGELALAHDVSRATMREALGRLQGLNVIDARRGKRGSVNPVERWSDLEPILRATASGTDSDAASLHLIEVREMIETGASALAAARRSDADLARMEEELERMTAAHDRGDLAAFVAADIAFHDVILSATGNVFVAAVFAPLAKVMRAKREQTSALVRIQENALVKHRAVLEAIRSGDADASRAAMADHIAQTAEDLRRYVLPGAPASDGPDPASAARA; encoded by the coding sequence GTGCCGCGACCGTCGCTCGTCTCGACCGTCGCCGACGCGCTGCTCGACGAGATCGTCGCCGGTCGCATCCCGATCGGCTCCGAGCTGCCGAGCGAGGGCGAGCTGGCCCTCGCCCACGACGTCAGCCGCGCGACCATGCGCGAGGCGCTCGGCCGCCTGCAGGGCCTCAACGTCATCGACGCGCGCCGCGGCAAGCGCGGCTCGGTCAATCCGGTCGAGCGCTGGAGCGACCTGGAGCCGATCCTGCGTGCGACCGCCTCCGGGACCGACTCGGACGCCGCCTCGCTGCACCTGATCGAGGTGCGCGAGATGATCGAGACCGGCGCCTCGGCGCTCGCCGCCGCCCGCCGCTCCGACGCCGATCTCGCCCGGATGGAGGAGGAGCTCGAGCGGATGACCGCCGCGCACGACCGCGGCGACCTCGCCGCCTTCGTCGCCGCCGACATCGCCTTCCACGACGTGATCCTCTCCGCGACCGGCAACGTCTTCGTCGCGGCCGTCTTCGCCCCGCTCGCGAAGGTGATGCGGGCGAAGCGCGAGCAGACCTCGGCGCTCGTGCGGATCCAGGAGAACGCCCTGGTCAAGCACCGCGCGGTCCTCGAGGCGATCCGCTCCGGCGACGCCGACGCCTCCCGGGCCGCGATGGCCGACCACATCGCGCAGACGGCCGAGGACCTGCGGCGCTACGTGCTCCCCGGCGCCCCCGCCTCCGACGGCCCCGACCCCGCGAGTGCGGCCCGCGCGTAG